Proteins found in one Sphingobium sp. V4 genomic segment:
- a CDS encoding TonB-dependent receptor, whose translation MKFVTTISLIAITAAAPALAQAPDGEASALPGDAIIVTASRSGEGVKASQLGASVTVIDNATLEARQTRIVSDVLRDVPGIAVSRIGGVGGQTQVRLRGSESNHVLVLIDGIEAADPYYGEYDFGTLIADPAARIEILRGQQSSLYGSDAIGGVINYITLSGREAPGIRGRIEGGSFGTVSGAARVAGAGDALDYALSASYYDTDGYPTARGGSRDIGSQSLGTSGKLNWTPTDNIKLTGVVRYSLTKADTNNSEFDPSSPLFGYTVDSPGVRYRNEALYGLLSAQITGLDGRWISTLSGQFADTTRKGYASYGFDYGDKGRRYKGSLTSSLTLGTEAVTHRITGAVDVERESFRNLSSFAFMGKRHTDNLGVVGQYELTAGGLSLGGSVRYDENDRFDDTTTWRVQGSYLLPTGTRIRAAYGTGVKNPGYYELYGYMDGTYIGNPNLKPEKSEGWEAGLEQSVGGWATISATWFDSTLNNEIYTSYPAPAYVATPANRDTKSKQHGIEAFVSAQPLPQLRFDLAYTWLKAKEDGVREIRRPRHVASVNTTVTSADQRFATTLTIRYNGRTTDTAYTDPSYVPVTVSMREYVLVNLSLDYRVSRNVALFGRIENLADEQYEEVFSFATAGRAAYGGVRLTF comes from the coding sequence ATGAAATTTGTCACGACCATTTCCCTGATTGCCATAACGGCGGCGGCGCCCGCGCTGGCGCAAGCGCCCGACGGCGAAGCCAGCGCCCTGCCCGGCGACGCGATCATCGTCACCGCGTCACGCTCCGGCGAGGGCGTGAAGGCGAGCCAGTTGGGCGCGTCCGTCACGGTGATCGACAATGCCACGCTGGAAGCGCGGCAGACGCGGATCGTGTCCGACGTGCTGCGCGACGTACCCGGCATCGCCGTCAGCCGCATCGGCGGGGTCGGTGGCCAGACTCAGGTTCGCCTGCGCGGCAGCGAATCCAACCATGTACTGGTGTTGATCGACGGCATCGAGGCGGCCGATCCCTATTATGGCGAATATGACTTCGGCACGCTGATCGCCGATCCGGCCGCCCGGATCGAGATATTGCGGGGCCAGCAATCCTCACTCTACGGCTCCGATGCGATCGGCGGCGTGATCAACTACATCACCCTGTCGGGCCGCGAAGCGCCGGGCATCAGGGGTCGGATCGAGGGCGGCTCCTTTGGCACCGTCAGCGGCGCGGCACGCGTCGCGGGCGCCGGCGACGCCCTCGATTATGCGCTGTCCGCGTCCTATTACGACACGGACGGCTATCCTACCGCGCGCGGCGGCAGCAGGGACATCGGCTCGCAAAGCCTGGGCACGAGCGGAAAGCTGAACTGGACGCCGACCGACAATATCAAGCTGACCGGCGTGGTACGCTACAGCCTGACCAAGGCGGACACCAACAACAGCGAATTCGATCCGTCCAGCCCGCTCTTCGGCTACACCGTCGACAGCCCCGGCGTGCGGTATCGTAACGAAGCGCTCTATGGCTTGCTTTCGGCGCAGATCACGGGACTGGACGGTCGTTGGATCAGCACCTTGTCGGGCCAGTTCGCGGACACTACGCGCAAGGGCTATGCCTCCTATGGTTTCGACTATGGCGACAAGGGACGGCGCTATAAAGGCTCCCTCACCTCCAGCCTGACACTGGGCACCGAGGCGGTCACGCACCGTATTACCGGCGCTGTCGATGTGGAGCGGGAAAGCTTCCGCAACCTGTCGAGCTTCGCTTTCATGGGCAAGCGGCATACCGACAATCTGGGCGTGGTCGGCCAGTATGAACTGACGGCGGGCGGCCTCTCGCTCGGCGGTTCGGTGCGCTATGACGAAAATGACCGGTTCGACGACACCACGACCTGGCGGGTCCAGGGCAGCTATCTGCTGCCCACGGGCACGCGCATCCGCGCCGCCTATGGTACAGGCGTCAAGAACCCGGGCTATTACGAACTTTATGGCTATATGGACGGCACCTATATCGGCAACCCGAACCTGAAGCCGGAAAAGTCAGAAGGCTGGGAGGCGGGATTGGAGCAGAGCGTCGGTGGCTGGGCGACGATCAGTGCGACCTGGTTCGATTCCACGCTGAACAATGAAATCTATACCTCCTATCCCGCACCGGCCTATGTCGCGACGCCCGCCAACCGCGACACGAAGAGCAAGCAGCATGGCATCGAAGCGTTCGTCAGCGCCCAGCCCCTGCCGCAACTGCGCTTCGACCTGGCCTATACCTGGCTGAAGGCGAAGGAGGATGGCGTCCGCGAAATCCGCCGGCCGAGGCATGTCGCGAGCGTCAACACCACGGTGACGAGTGCCGACCAGCGCTTCGCGACCACGCTGACGATCCGCTATAACGGCAGGACGACCGACACCGCCTATACCGATCCCAGCTATGTCCCCGTGACCGTGTCGATGCGGGAATATGTGCTGGTAAACCTCAGCCTCGACTACCGGGTGTCCCGCAATGTGGCGCTGTTCGGCCGGATCGAGAACCTGGCGGACGAGCAATATGAGGAAGTGTTCAGCTTCGCGACCGCCGGTCGCGCTGCCTATGGCGGCGTGCGGCTGACCTTCTGA